A window of the Dictyostelium discoideum AX4 chromosome 4 chromosome, whole genome shotgun sequence genome harbors these coding sequences:
- a CDS encoding FNIP repeat-containing protein produces the protein MENSHKEDKGEKEEEKEKEEQKQNSLFYKVWGNIVIFKNIFRFVRLYKKNEKVVFKSKKELLEYPEREFIQFLVYTSNELLEVGDLPIGCVLKDVELTSYIHTNIDGSKIPFGVEKLEFLWSGNNTSIPRTQISTFPSSLKTINGIFLGKNKYKKKQQEEKEQEKEKEQEGKEQEEENCCFIIPSNINTVYFNDSPNISGVDKGRGYVILSKGLKDISFDCYWENDDVCLRKGDFPDGIEILTMSGYPLKNITSDGILPNSIKDLSMSYGRSTYRSDGDNVNKEPGKFDVLPMAIEKLYINHHCDIKKDSLLNTLTSLKELRICNCEWNELLIEAGALPPNITTLSLEGFKSKLGVGVIPIGVKHLELSISSSDIDSNSIPSTVESLSIDSFITQPEIFPPSLTHLTYGQTFDDDDDGGTLDDIQFNISLLPKSITSLSLHPSFKDLNITFPPSITKIEYKK, from the coding sequence atggaaaatagTCACAAAGAAGATAAAGGAgagaaagaagaagaaaaagaaaaagaagaacaaaaacaaaattcattattttataaagttTGGGGTAATATagtgatttttaaaaatatatttagatTTGTTAgattatataaaaagaatgaaaaggtagtttttaaaagtaagaaagaattattagaatATCCAGAAAGagaatttattcaatttttagtTTACACAAGTAATGAGTTATTAGAAGTTGGTGATTTACCAATTGGTTGTGTATTAAAAGATGTAGAGTTAACAAGCTATATTCATACAAATATAGATGGAAGTAAAATACCATTTGGTGTTGAGAAATTAGAATTCTTATGGTCAGGTAATAATACTAGTATACCAAGAACTCAAATTTCAACATTCCCATCTTcattaaaaactataaatggAATTTTCcttggaaaaaataaatataaaaaaaaacaacaagaagaaaaagagcaagaaaaagaaaaagagcaAGAAGGAAAAGAGCAAGAGGAAGaaaattgttgttttataattccatcaaatattaatacagTTTATTTTAATGACTCACCAAATATTTCAGGAGTTGATAAAGGTAGGGGATATGTGATTTTATCAAAGGGGTTAAAAGATATAAGTTTCGATTGTTATTGGGAAAATGATGATGTGTGTTTAAGAAAAGGTGATTTTCCAGAtggaattgaaattttaacaaTGTCAGGCTAcccattaaaaaatataacaaGTGATGGGATTTTgccaaattcaattaagGATTTATCAATGTCCTATGGTAGAAGTACATATAGAAgtgatggtgataatgtTAATAAAGAGCCTGGCAAATTCGATGTTTTGCCAATGGCTATTGAGAAACTTTATATTAATCATCAttgtgatattaaaaaagattcattattaaatacattaacatcattaaaagaattaagaATTTGTAATTGTGAATGGAATGAATTGTTGATTGAGGCAGGTGCATTACCACCGAATATTACCACTCTTTCACTTGAGGGTTTTAAAAGTAAGCTTGGAGTTGGTGTTATACCAATCGGTGTAAAACATCTTGAATTGTCAATTAGTTCTTCAGATattgattcaaattcaattccaTCAACTGTTGAATCACTCTCAATTGATAGTTTTATCACTCAGCCTGAAATATTCCCACCTTCATTAACTCATTTAACATATGGTCAAacttttgatgatgatgatgatggtggtacACTCGATGATATTCAATTCaatatatcattattaccaaaatcaattacatCACTTTCATTACACCCatcatttaaagatttaaatataacTTTCCCTCCTTCAATCActaaaattgaatataaaaaataa
- the DD3-3 gene encoding hypothetical protein → MRFLSSLIILLIITIYSSVNGDIYMHSPPGSNNRNQEQGQNRDNNQRLFNSQNNDKGGYCRGEALEWYEKSYLPVEWTNQHGCGSGETECNIVIQYMCTDNAKAADTEYIRDGTVTTTISANDITQSSTKETNEYKFGMHESYHHYQNCTGRERNKGLFIANQNIGNNADRTRQSNNGNNYGYECQEERDYYPYWAPSPWKDVAIITDNRDLCKWYRSESQNVQPKYYCKAATTNNNQPRSIDPVICANQGGVWTKVDSHDIGAPECIKAEWTQVNTLGHVLEDGHNPMYNWSLPHSGMEPCIATGTCSCVLRVRYNISSSDLKGNGDEFTDYKSNGPKGATNVNDPNVVVAGQNVTLNINPNQYGRTFQDRSHVFSIIARPDSLKKAKIWNLLVKGKRGNIVQSHPAQEYQFVPKTLHIKVNEYIHYQWTGCDFNPQNYDGTGIKGSDRSNMCQIKTLNHNYPMTDDELNDDNALFADMETRLRFARLGQKSCLTYDELMTKNNNNKDAVEVDPQNCMVLNNAGTRFNGGVQKMSKTGSYYYMSTRNNNFSNRNQKGAIHVDPLLAGWQIGLIASGCSLFVIISATAGCVTFARFHPHSGMHRAVSKVPGLKRLV, encoded by the coding sequence atgagaTTTTTATCaagtttaattattttattaattatcacCATATATTCAAGTGTTAATGGTGATATTTATATGCATTCACCACCAGGTAGTAATAATCGTAATCAAGAACAAGGTCAAAACAGAGATAACAATCAACGTTTATTCAACTCTCAAAACAATGATAAAGGTGGTTATTGCAGAGGTGAAGCATTAGAATGGTATGAAAAATCCTATCTTCCAGTTGAATGGACCAATCAACATGGTTGTGGTAGTGGTGAAACCGAGTGTAACATTGTCATTCAATACATGTGTACTGATAATGCCAAAGCTGCCGATACCGAATACATTCGTGATGGTACAGTGACTACCACAATCTCTGCCAACGACATCACTCAATCCTCCACCAAAGAGACCAACGAATACAAGTTCGGTATGCATGAATCATACCATCACTACCAAAATTGTACCGGTCGTGAACGTAACAAGGGTCTTTTCATCGCCAACCAAAACATTGGTAACAATGCCGACAGAACTCGTCAAAGTAACAACGGTAACAACTATGGTTACGAATGCCAAGAGGAACGTGACTATTACCCATACTGGGCCCCATCACCATGGAAGGATGTTGCCATCATTACCGATAATCGTGATCTTTGCAAATGGTATCGTTCAGAGTCACAAAATGTCCAACCAAAATACTACTGCAAAGCtgccaccaccaacaacaaccaaccaCGTTCCATTGATCCAGTAATTTGTGCCAATCAAGGTGGTGTTTGGACCAAGGTCGACTCTCACGATATTGGTGCTCCAGAATGTATCAAAGCTGAATGGACCCAAGTCAACACATTAGGTCATGTTCTTGAAGACGGTCACAACCCAATGTACAATTGGTCATTACCACACTCTGGTATGGAGCCATGCATTGCCACTGGTACTTGTTCATGTGTTTTACGTGTCCGTTACAATATCTCCTCCTCTGATCTCAAAGGTAATGGTGACGAATTCACCGATTACAAATCAAATGGTCCAAAGGGTGCCACCAACGTCAATGATCcaaatgttgttgttgccgGTCAAAACGTTACACTCAACATCAATCCAAATCAATATGGCAGAACTTTCCAAGACCGTTCTCATGTTTTCAGTATTATTGCTCGTCCAGACAGCTTAAAGAAAGCCAAAATCTGGAATCTCCTCGTCAAGGGTAAACGTGGTAACATTGTCCAATCCCATCCAGCTCAAGAATATCAATTTGTTCCAAAAACTCTCCACATCAAAGTCAACGAGTACATTCATTATCAATGGACAGGTTGTGATTTCAATCCACAAAACTATGATGGTACTGGTATCAAAGGTTCTGATCGTAGCAACATGTGTCAAATTAAAACACTCAATCACAATTACCCAATGACCGACGATGAACTCAACGATGACAATGCCTTATTTGCCGATATGGAAACTAGACTTAGATTCGCTAGACTTGGCCAAAAGAGTTGTTTAACCTATGATGAACTCATGactaaaaacaataacaacaaagATGCCGTCGAAGTTGATCCACAAAATTGTATGGTCTTAAATAATGCTGGTACTCGTTTCAATGGTGGTGTCCAAAAAATGTCAAAGACTGGTTCATACTATTACATGTCCACTCGTAATAACAACTTTTCCAATCGTAATCAAAAAGGTGCCATCCACGTTGACCCATTATTAGCTGGCTGGCAAATTGGTCTCATTGCTTCTGGTTGTTCTTTATTCGTTATCATTTCAGCAACTGCAGGTTGTGTTACCTTTGCTCGTTTCCATCCACATTCAGGTATGCATCGTGCTGTTTCAAAAGTACCAGGTCTCAAGAGattagtttaa